The Electrophorus electricus isolate fEleEle1 chromosome 19, fEleEle1.pri, whole genome shotgun sequence genome has a segment encoding these proteins:
- the LOC113587170 gene encoding protein FAM43A-like — MPHAMAIKGEHAEGKCPKPWTGLALTSFAKSHPENALNRLGGMFRWKKKTLNISSDDPTYSVIYLGNSTTIQAKGEGCTDVAIRKIWNKSEMGRNGTKMRLTISSHGIRMVHVNEKAKKPGHLYLLHRVTYCVADPRLPKIFAWIYRHEIKHKAVLLRCHAVLVSKPEKAKAMALLLYQTSKTSLAEFQRLKRREDARHQQQFLTGERTVPLLPMRKLMNGQCLYKPSVERSRSAPKLCSITEDSVGEEEEERTMLFDEYLDRECFDESKDELSLIISDLGELCIGNDVKSLKADMQVTRLLSGESTGSESSIDSSGEFSSGTDSDEGAEDKPAETR, encoded by the coding sequence ATGCCCCACGCGATGGCAATCAAAGGCGAGCACGCTGAAGGCAAGTGTCCGAAACCTTGGACTGGACTGGCGCTGACCTCCTTCGCCAAGTCGCACCCGGAGAACGCGCTGAACCGTCTCGGAGGAATGTTCCGGTGGAAAAAGAAGACGTTAAACATCTCCAGTGATGACCCTACGTATAGCGTTATTTACCTGGGCAATTCCACAACCATCCAAGCGAAAGGAGAAGGCTGCACCGATGTCGCCATCCGCAAAATATGGAACAAAAGCGAGATGGGGAGAAACGGTACGAAAATGCGCCTCACCATCAGCTCGCACGGGATACGGATGGTGCACGTGAATGAAAAGGCGAAGAAGCCGGGACATCTGTACTTGCTGCATCGAGTTACATACTGCGTCGCAGACCCGAGACTTCCCAAGATATTTGCGTGGATCTACAGACATGAGATCAAGCACAAAGCAGTACTGCTGAGGTGTCACGCCGTGTTGGTCTCCAAACCCGAAAAGGCGAAAGCGATGGCGCTGCTCTTGTACCAAACCTCAAAGACCTCGCTGGCCGAATTCCAGAGACTAAAACGCCGGGAAGACGCAAGGCACCAGCAGCAGTTTCTCACCGGGGAGAGGACCGTTCCGCTCCTCCCCATGAGGAAACTCATGAACGGACAGTGCCTGTACAAACCTTCCGTGGAGCGCAGCCGCAGCGCTCCAAAACTCTGCTCCATCACCGAAGACTCGGTCGGCGAAGAGGAGGAAGAACGGACCATGTTGTTCGACGAATACCTGGACAGGGAGTGTTTCGACGAGAGTAAAGACGAACTGAGTCTAATCATCAGTGATCTCGGGGAGCTCTGCATCGGTAACGACGTAAAGTCACTGAAGGCCGACATGCAGGTGACGCGGCTGCTTTCTGGCGAGAGCACGGGCAGCGAGTCGTCCATCGACAGCAGCGGAGAGTTTAGTTCTGGCACCGATTCTGACGAAGGAGCAGAAGACAAACCCGCGGAAACAAGATGA